The following are encoded in a window of Staphylospora marina genomic DNA:
- the radA gene encoding DNA repair protein RadA, translating into MARKKTRFVCQECGTEAPKWLGRCPGCSRWNTMVEERETVQVSGGSGIRRVSAGGRATPITDVKKQDAPRSDTGIRELNRVLGGGLVPGSFILVGGDPGIGKSTLLLQASHQLSLRGLSVLYVSGEESAEQIRLRADRLGTLCPGLLVASETDLTAVESLMNDVRPSVMVIDSIQTMYHPDVASAPGSVSQVRECTGQLMRWAKEKGIAILIVGHVTKSGEIAGPRMLEHMVDSVLYFEGERHHTYRVLRAVKNRFGSTNEIGVFEMKESGLSEVDNPSEMFLSGRPVGMPGTAVTASLEGSRPVLVELQALVAPTGFATPKRMATGVDPHRLAMIIAVLEKRLGLFLQNQDAYINAVGGVRLTEPAVDLAMAVSLASSFRDRPVSPHDLFVGEVGLTGEVRGVSRVEQRVAEACNMGFERVILPEKNCRGWTPPDGIRLIGVRTLEEALEAALGG; encoded by the coding sequence GTGGCCAGAAAGAAAACACGGTTTGTCTGTCAGGAATGCGGGACCGAAGCGCCGAAATGGCTCGGCCGTTGTCCGGGGTGCTCCCGCTGGAACACCATGGTGGAAGAGCGGGAAACCGTCCAGGTTTCGGGAGGATCGGGGATCCGCAGAGTGTCCGCGGGAGGAAGAGCCACCCCCATCACGGATGTGAAAAAGCAGGATGCACCGCGCTCCGACACGGGAATCCGGGAGCTCAACCGCGTACTCGGCGGAGGATTGGTTCCGGGATCGTTCATCCTCGTCGGCGGTGATCCGGGAATCGGAAAATCCACCCTGCTGTTGCAGGCGTCTCATCAATTGTCCCTGCGGGGTCTTTCGGTTCTGTATGTATCGGGAGAGGAATCCGCGGAGCAGATCCGCTTGCGGGCCGACCGGTTGGGCACGCTGTGTCCCGGATTGTTGGTCGCTTCGGAAACCGACCTGACCGCGGTGGAATCCCTGATGAACGACGTCCGTCCATCGGTGATGGTGATTGACTCCATTCAGACCATGTATCATCCGGATGTGGCCTCCGCTCCGGGAAGCGTGTCCCAGGTTCGCGAGTGCACCGGGCAACTCATGCGATGGGCGAAAGAAAAGGGAATCGCCATTCTCATCGTGGGGCACGTCACCAAGAGCGGGGAGATCGCCGGACCGCGCATGTTGGAGCACATGGTGGATTCCGTGCTCTATTTCGAAGGGGAACGGCATCACACGTACCGCGTGCTCCGGGCGGTCAAGAACCGGTTCGGATCCACCAACGAGATCGGTGTGTTTGAAATGAAAGAATCCGGGCTGAGCGAGGTGGACAACCCGTCCGAGATGTTTCTGTCCGGACGGCCCGTCGGCATGCCCGGCACCGCCGTGACCGCCAGTCTGGAAGGATCCAGGCCCGTTCTGGTGGAACTTCAGGCACTGGTGGCTCCCACGGGGTTCGCCACGCCGAAACGGATGGCCACCGGGGTGGATCCGCATCGATTGGCCATGATCATCGCCGTGCTCGAAAAGCGTTTGGGACTGTTTCTGCAGAATCAGGATGCATATATCAATGCCGTCGGCGGAGTCCGCCTGACGGAACCGGCCGTCGATCTCGCAATGGCCGTCAGTTTGGCTTCCAGTTTCCGCGACCGGCCCGTCTCGCCGCATGACCTGTTTGTGGGCGAGGTGGGGCTCACCGGAGAAGTCAGGGGCGTATCGAGGGTGGAACAACGGGTGGCGGAAGCATGCAACATGGGATTCGAACGGGTGATCCTCCCCGAGAAAAATTGCCGGGGCTGGACGCCGCCCGACGGAATCCGCCTGATCGGGGTCCGGACGTTGGAGGAAGCGCTGGAAGCGGCGTTGGGGGGGTAG
- the disA gene encoding DNA integrity scanning diadenylate cyclase DisA yields MVAPGTPLREGLDNVLWAKTGALIVIGYDDSVSEILDGGFYIDCPFSPAHLYELAKMDGAIILSNDGKRILYANTQLVPSSSIPSTETGIRHRIAQRTAKQTGKLVVSISQRRNIITLYKGNFRYALKDIGVILTKANQALQTLEKYKSVLDQTTTNLSALEFEELVTLSEVALVLQRVEMVLRIKREIETYIHELGTEGRLISMQLEELVANVEEEAELLIRDYAVDPTVRPEDVFRELRKLSADDLLEHAVLARLLGYVGNINIQEEAVAPRGYRLLNKIPRLPSPIIHKLISRFETMPRIMTATIDELDDVEGIGDVRARTIKEGLKRIQEQVFIDRHI; encoded by the coding sequence ATGGTCGCCCCCGGCACCCCGCTGAGGGAGGGGCTGGACAACGTACTCTGGGCGAAGACGGGAGCTCTCATTGTCATCGGCTACGACGACAGCGTCAGTGAGATTCTGGACGGAGGATTTTACATCGACTGTCCGTTTTCTCCCGCCCATCTGTACGAGCTGGCCAAGATGGACGGTGCCATCATCCTGTCCAATGACGGGAAACGGATTTTGTATGCCAACACGCAGCTGGTTCCCAGTTCCTCCATTCCCTCCACGGAAACGGGGATTCGTCATCGCATCGCGCAACGAACCGCCAAACAAACCGGGAAATTGGTGGTTTCCATTTCTCAAAGACGTAATATCATTACATTATATAAAGGAAATTTCCGATATGCATTGAAAGATATCGGAGTGATCCTCACAAAGGCCAATCAGGCTTTGCAAACGTTGGAGAAATACAAGTCCGTGTTGGACCAGACCACGACCAACCTCAGTGCGCTTGAATTCGAGGAATTGGTGACTCTCAGCGAGGTGGCTCTCGTTCTCCAGCGGGTGGAAATGGTCCTGCGCATCAAACGGGAAATTGAGACATACATTCATGAATTGGGGACCGAAGGACGGCTGATCAGCATGCAGCTGGAAGAGCTCGTGGCCAACGTGGAGGAAGAGGCGGAACTTTTGATCCGCGATTACGCGGTGGACCCGACCGTGCGGCCCGAGGACGTCTTCCGGGAGCTTCGGAAGCTTTCCGCCGATGATCTGCTGGAGCATGCGGTCCTCGCACGGCTGCTCGGATACGTGGGCAACATCAACATTCAGGAGGAAGCCGTTGCTCCCCGCGGCTACAGACTGCTGAACAAGATTCCGCGCCTGCCGTCTCCGATCATTCATAAGCTGATCTCCCGGTTTGAAACGATGCCGCGGATCATGACCGCCACGATCGATGAACTGGATGACGTCGAAGGAATCGGAGATGTTCGGGCAAGAACGATCAAAGAGGGCTTGAAGCGGATTCAGGAACAAGTGTTTATTGACAGACATATCTAA
- the pssA gene encoding CDP-diacylglycerol--serine O-phosphatidyltransferase, which translates to MFARALPSCFTVGNLFLGIISIILAIQNSWQYAAIMVIIGMLLDGLDGRVARMLNTQSEFGKELDSLSDVISFGVAPAIIMYVTAFRELGPEGWLVTAIFPICGALRLARFNVNPGEPGYFIGLPITAAGGILATMALYSEHVQNVYVLMFGMLFLSYLMVSQIKYPAFKKVGIPKAMYWIAPLFLAAIGFTAIKFPHELPKVLFVPLALYALYGVKRAFDRRRREEEEEPLEELK; encoded by the coding sequence ATGTTTGCGAGAGCGTTACCCAGTTGCTTCACGGTGGGGAACTTGTTTCTCGGCATCATCTCCATCATTCTGGCGATCCAGAACTCCTGGCAGTATGCGGCAATCATGGTCATCATCGGTATGCTTCTTGACGGCTTGGACGGGCGGGTGGCCCGGATGCTGAATACCCAGAGTGAATTCGGCAAAGAGCTGGATTCGCTTTCTGACGTGATTTCATTCGGTGTGGCTCCCGCGATCATCATGTATGTCACCGCTTTCCGGGAACTCGGCCCGGAAGGCTGGCTGGTCACGGCCATTTTCCCGATTTGCGGCGCGCTCAGACTGGCACGGTTCAACGTGAATCCCGGCGAACCGGGTTACTTCATCGGTTTGCCCATCACGGCTGCGGGCGGGATCCTGGCCACCATGGCTTTGTACAGCGAGCATGTCCAAAACGTGTATGTGTTGATGTTCGGCATGTTGTTCCTGTCCTATCTGATGGTCAGTCAAATCAAATACCCGGCATTCAAGAAAGTCGGCATTCCCAAAGCCATGTACTGGATCGCTCCGCTCTTTCTGGCGGCCATCGGATTCACGGCGATCAAATTTCCGCATGAACTGCCGAAAGTGCTGTTCGTGCCGCTCGCTCTGTATGCCTTGTACGGAGTCAAGCGGGCGTTCGATCGCCGTCGCCGGGAAGAGGAAGAAGAGCCGCTGGAAGAACTCAAATGA
- a CDS encoding DUF1573 domain-containing protein, producing MGEDHLQSFQKQVSNLLIRHRSFLDVTSKITESGARVNRALMKSVTECGCIEVSGRKQKFPGDLRDERSLECLRTHLSGTLCDHCRDIVQAEMGKNLFYMAALCNLLDFSLTEVLERESSKLSTLGVFTLR from the coding sequence ATGGGTGAAGACCATCTTCAGTCCTTTCAAAAACAGGTGTCGAACCTGCTCATCAGGCACCGCAGTTTCCTGGATGTCACATCCAAGATCACGGAGTCCGGAGCCCGGGTCAACCGGGCATTGATGAAATCGGTTACGGAGTGCGGGTGCATCGAAGTGTCCGGCAGAAAGCAAAAGTTCCCCGGAGATCTCCGGGACGAGCGTTCGCTGGAATGTCTCCGGACCCACCTGAGCGGTACGCTGTGCGATCATTGCAGGGACATCGTTCAGGCCGAAATGGGGAAAAACCTGTTCTACATGGCGGCGCTGTGCAACCTCCTGGATTTCTCCCTGACCGAAGTGCTGGAACGGGAATCCTCCAAACTGTCCACGCTCGGCGTGTTCACGCTCCGCTGA
- a CDS encoding CarD family transcriptional regulator, translating to MGDKVVYPMHGAGIIEAIEEKEILGERRKYYVMRMPIGDMKVMVPMNSVDHIGLREVVDEHTIEKVLDRMKRKDVGDTSNWSRRYRANLDKMKSGDIYEVADVVRTLMLREEEKGLSTGERKMLENAKQILISELALARNLKEEQAFELIDRVIFGKN from the coding sequence GTGGGCGACAAGGTTGTGTACCCGATGCACGGTGCCGGAATCATCGAGGCCATCGAGGAGAAGGAAATCCTCGGTGAGCGGCGGAAATATTACGTCATGCGGATGCCCATCGGCGACATGAAGGTGATGGTGCCGATGAACAGCGTGGATCATATCGGCCTTCGGGAAGTCGTGGATGAACATACGATTGAAAAGGTTCTCGACCGGATGAAGCGGAAAGACGTGGGAGACACCTCCAACTGGAGCCGGAGATACCGGGCGAATCTGGACAAGATGAAGAGCGGCGACATCTACGAAGTGGCGGACGTGGTACGCACCCTGATGCTCCGTGAAGAAGAGAAGGGATTGTCCACCGGGGAGCGGAAAATGCTGGAGAACGCCAAGCAAATTCTGATCAGCGAACTGGCACTTGCCAGAAATCTCAAGGAAGAACAGGCTTTTGAACTGATTGACCGGGTGATTTTCGGGAAGAACTGA
- a CDS encoding PIN/TRAM domain-containing protein, with amino-acid sequence MLKRFVQLAFILVGASAGYLIGDNFFGLLQRSPLNFGEVPGPKYIGAGLGALLMFVATFWLSGNVVRWIRWSEERLVKIPAVDGLFGAMGLIFGLIVAFLIQQPVSQLPIPVVNQVLPFIFSGVLGYLGFRVGFKKRDELISVFRLGRQNREARNKKDEPKTYAEHKILDTSVIIDGRIADICKTGFLEGTLVIPSFVLEELQHIADSSDVLKRNRGRRGLDILNKIQKESNVKVLIYEGDFEEVNEVDSKLVKLAKVLSGKVVTNDFNLNKVCELQGVSVLNINDLANAVKPVVLPGEEINVQVIKDGKEHGQGVAYLDDGTMIVIEGGREYIGDRIDVLVTSVLQTSAGRMIFAKPKLLERAL; translated from the coding sequence GTGCTGAAACGTTTTGTCCAGTTGGCCTTCATTCTGGTCGGAGCATCGGCCGGCTACCTGATCGGGGATAACTTTTTCGGGTTGCTTCAACGTTCTCCCCTGAATTTCGGAGAAGTGCCGGGTCCCAAGTACATCGGGGCCGGATTGGGCGCTCTCCTGATGTTTGTCGCGACGTTCTGGCTGTCGGGGAACGTGGTGAGATGGATCCGATGGAGTGAAGAGCGTCTGGTCAAGATTCCAGCCGTTGACGGCCTGTTTGGAGCGATGGGGCTGATTTTCGGCTTGATCGTGGCCTTTTTGATCCAGCAACCTGTGTCGCAACTTCCGATTCCGGTCGTGAATCAGGTGTTGCCGTTCATCTTTTCCGGAGTTCTCGGCTATCTGGGATTCCGGGTGGGGTTCAAAAAGCGGGATGAACTCATATCTGTTTTCCGGCTCGGCCGGCAAAATCGGGAGGCCCGAAACAAGAAGGACGAACCGAAAACGTATGCCGAGCACAAGATTCTGGACACCAGCGTGATCATTGACGGACGGATCGCCGACATCTGCAAAACGGGCTTCCTCGAGGGAACCCTCGTCATTCCGAGCTTTGTTCTCGAAGAATTGCAACATATCGCCGATTCGTCGGATGTGCTCAAACGCAACCGCGGCCGGAGAGGCCTCGACATTCTGAACAAAATCCAGAAAGAATCCAACGTGAAAGTCCTCATTTACGAAGGGGATTTTGAAGAGGTCAACGAGGTGGACAGCAAACTGGTCAAGTTGGCCAAGGTGTTGTCGGGAAAAGTGGTCACCAACGATTTCAACCTGAACAAAGTGTGTGAACTTCAAGGCGTCAGCGTTCTCAACATCAATGACTTGGCCAATGCGGTCAAACCCGTCGTTCTTCCCGGCGAGGAGATCAATGTCCAGGTGATCAAGGACGGAAAAGAGCACGGTCAGGGCGTGGCATACCTAGACGACGGAACGATGATCGTCATCGAAGGCGGACGCGAGTACATCGGCGACCGGATCGACGTGCTGGTCACCAGTGTGCTGCAAACGTCTGCCGGTCGGATGATTTTTGCCAAGCCGAAACTGCTGGAGAGGGCTCTGTAA
- the ispD gene encoding 2-C-methyl-D-erythritol 4-phosphate cytidylyltransferase — protein sequence MGVILPAAGTGKRMGTKESKQFMPLAGRPVLLHTIDVFDQHPDVSEIVIAVREEELERTRSLVSAEGYGTPVRVVAGGRERQESVLKALRVVSAELVMVHDAVRPFVTHAAIDRLLDAARLHGAAILGVPVKDTVKVVNDAGIVEETPDRRKLWAVQTPQAFRREWLLSAHERAASRDGWATDDAMLLEEAGFDVRVVEGEYTNIKITTPEDWMVAEAIRKAGRTGHDSHRTRI from the coding sequence GTGGGCGTGATCTTGCCGGCGGCAGGAACGGGAAAACGGATGGGCACGAAGGAAAGCAAGCAATTCATGCCGCTTGCCGGACGCCCTGTCCTTCTGCATACCATCGATGTGTTTGATCAACATCCCGACGTGAGCGAAATCGTCATTGCCGTCCGCGAAGAGGAGTTGGAGCGGACGCGTTCGCTGGTTTCCGCGGAAGGATACGGGACACCGGTTCGTGTGGTGGCGGGGGGCAGGGAACGTCAGGAAAGCGTGCTCAAGGCGCTCAGAGTCGTTTCCGCCGAACTGGTGATGGTGCATGATGCCGTCAGGCCGTTTGTCACCCATGCGGCCATTGACCGGCTGCTGGACGCCGCCCGGTTGCACGGAGCCGCCATCTTGGGAGTGCCGGTGAAAGACACGGTAAAGGTCGTCAACGACGCGGGAATCGTGGAAGAGACACCCGACCGCCGGAAATTGTGGGCGGTTCAGACTCCGCAGGCGTTTCGCAGGGAATGGCTCCTGTCTGCCCATGAGCGGGCCGCTTCCAGGGACGGCTGGGCGACCGACGATGCCATGTTGCTGGAAGAGGCGGGGTTTGACGTGCGGGTGGTGGAAGGGGAGTACACCAACATCAAGATCACCACTCCGGAAGACTGGATGGTGGCGGAAGCGATACGGAAGGCGGGGAGAACCGGACATGATTCGCATCGGACAAGGATTTGA
- the ispF gene encoding 2-C-methyl-D-erythritol 2,4-cyclodiphosphate synthase — translation MIRIGQGFDVHQLGEGRPLIIGGVTIPHERGLIGHSDADVLLHAIADAVLGALALGDIGKHFPDTDPAFKDADSGKLLAHVWKLAKERGYVLGNVDSVIIAQKPKMAPYIPDMIRRIAKILEAETDRVNVKATTSEKLGFTGREEGIAAMAVVCLVRKP, via the coding sequence ATGATTCGCATCGGACAAGGATTTGACGTTCATCAGTTGGGAGAAGGAAGACCGCTGATCATCGGCGGCGTGACCATTCCGCATGAACGGGGATTGATCGGTCACTCCGATGCCGACGTTCTCTTGCACGCCATTGCGGATGCCGTATTGGGGGCGCTGGCGCTCGGAGACATCGGAAAGCATTTTCCCGACACCGACCCGGCCTTCAAAGACGCGGACAGCGGGAAGCTCCTGGCCCATGTGTGGAAGCTGGCCAAGGAGCGAGGATATGTGTTGGGAAACGTCGATTCGGTCATCATCGCCCAAAAGCCGAAGATGGCCCCTTACATACCGGACATGATCAGACGGATTGCAAAGATTCTTGAAGCGGAAACGGATCGGGTGAATGTCAAGGCGACGACCTCGGAAAAATTGGGATTCACCGGGCGGGAAGAGGGAATCGCCGCCATGGCCGTCGTGTGCCTTGTCAGGAAACCGTGA
- the gltX gene encoding glutamate--tRNA ligase yields MTRVRTRYAPSPTGHLHIGGARTALFSYLLARKHGGDFIVRIEDTDTERNIPGADEKQMAMLKWLGIHWDESVDIGGPYGPYRCMERLDIYNRYVDKLLAEGKAYLSYSTPEEREREREEQIARGEKPKYSGWDRDLTPEQRAKFEAEGRVPSVRFRVPEGKTIVIEDAIRGTVKFESDEIGDFVIRRPDGRPTYNFAVVVDDALMKITHVLRGEEHLSNTPKQILIYEALGFEIPTFGHIPLILNSEGKKMSKRDETIIQFIDQYREQGYLPEAIVNFIALLGWSPEGEEEIFSMSELIDRFSLERVSKAPAIFDTGKLKWMNGQYIKKAPLERIVSLALPHLRKAGRIEENLSPERMEWVTRLVALYQEQLEYAAQIVELTELFFRSDVRYEEEAKAVLSEEHVPMVLSAVAEKWAGMTSFAPDDIKDMFKQVQKETGYKGKQLFMPVRAAATGVVHGPDLRETLSLLGRDTVLRRIRSCVDNIGDFRGK; encoded by the coding sequence GTGACCAGAGTTCGTACGAGGTATGCTCCCAGCCCGACCGGCCACCTGCACATCGGAGGGGCGCGGACGGCGCTGTTCAGTTATTTGCTCGCCAGGAAGCACGGCGGTGATTTCATCGTCAGGATCGAGGACACCGACACCGAACGAAACATTCCGGGTGCGGATGAAAAACAGATGGCCATGCTGAAATGGCTGGGCATTCACTGGGATGAATCGGTCGACATCGGAGGGCCTTACGGTCCGTACCGTTGCATGGAACGCCTGGACATCTACAACCGGTACGTGGACAAACTGTTGGCCGAAGGAAAAGCGTATCTCAGCTACAGCACTCCGGAAGAGCGGGAACGGGAACGGGAAGAGCAGATCGCCCGCGGGGAGAAACCCAAGTACAGCGGTTGGGACCGGGATCTCACGCCCGAGCAGCGGGCCAAATTCGAGGCGGAAGGGCGGGTTCCCAGCGTCCGGTTCCGGGTTCCCGAAGGAAAAACCATCGTCATCGAGGATGCCATTCGCGGCACGGTCAAGTTCGAGTCCGACGAGATCGGCGACTTTGTCATCCGTCGACCGGACGGGCGCCCCACGTACAACTTCGCGGTGGTGGTGGACGACGCGCTGATGAAAATCACGCACGTCCTGCGGGGCGAGGAGCACTTGTCCAACACGCCGAAGCAGATTCTGATCTACGAGGCGCTCGGATTTGAGATTCCCACGTTCGGACACATTCCGCTCATCCTGAACAGCGAAGGCAAAAAGATGAGCAAACGGGACGAAACGATCATCCAGTTCATCGACCAATACCGCGAGCAAGGGTATCTGCCCGAGGCGATCGTCAATTTCATCGCCCTCTTGGGTTGGTCTCCGGAAGGAGAAGAGGAGATCTTCTCCATGTCCGAGTTGATCGATCGATTCTCTCTGGAGCGGGTTTCCAAAGCGCCGGCCATTTTCGACACCGGAAAGCTGAAATGGATGAACGGACAATACATCAAGAAAGCCCCGCTTGAGCGGATCGTTTCTCTCGCGCTTCCCCATCTCAGGAAGGCGGGAAGGATTGAGGAAAACCTCTCGCCCGAGCGGATGGAGTGGGTCACCCGGCTTGTGGCGCTCTATCAGGAACAGTTGGAATATGCCGCCCAGATCGTGGAACTGACCGAACTCTTTTTCCGAAGCGACGTAAGGTATGAGGAAGAAGCGAAAGCCGTTCTCTCCGAAGAGCACGTACCGATGGTACTTTCCGCGGTGGCGGAAAAATGGGCCGGCATGACCTCCTTTGCGCCCGATGACATCAAGGACATGTTCAAGCAGGTCCAAAAAGAGACGGGTTACAAAGGAAAACAGCTGTTCATGCCGGTTCGCGCGGCGGCCACCGGCGTGGTGCACGGTCCGGACCTGCGCGAAACCTTGTCGCTTCTCGGACGCGATACGGTTCTTCGCCGCATCCGTTCCTGCGTTGACAATATCGGCGATTTTCGGGGAAAATAA
- the cysS gene encoding cysteine--tRNA ligase: MKRELKLYNTLTRSKELLEPVHDGEIRMYVCGPTVYNYIHIGNARVFVFFDVVRRYLSHVGYKVTYVQNFTDVDDKLIRASQETGDPVPVIAERFIGAYFEDMDALGVRRADVHPRATEHIDGIIEAIRALIEKGYAYEKNGDVYYRTLKKEGYGKLTHQSLDELKAGARIEVNEDKEHPMDFALWKAAKPGEISWDSPWGKGRPGWHIECSVMARQYLGDTLDIHAGGADLCFPHHENEIAQSEAWTGKPFVKYWLHNGYINMGNEKMSKSLGNVKTVHELRKLYSPASLRYFLLSAHYRSPISFSDEVMNQAENAVLRMQTAVDNLRHRLQSALPGESDPELTARLDEATRLFHEAMSDDFNTANAISAVFEAVRTANEWLAKPVVTADSVHELLGWFREYAGNVLGLVRLEADEMLDAEIEALIEERQQARKARDFARADAIRDQLKAMGIILEDTPQGVRWRRA, translated from the coding sequence ATGAAACGAGAGCTGAAACTGTACAACACGCTGACGAGGAGCAAAGAACTTCTGGAACCCGTTCATGACGGGGAAATCCGGATGTATGTATGCGGTCCCACCGTGTACAACTACATTCACATCGGAAACGCCAGGGTTTTCGTGTTCTTTGATGTGGTTCGCCGTTACCTGAGCCATGTCGGATACAAGGTGACCTACGTGCAGAACTTCACCGACGTGGATGACAAACTGATTCGCGCCTCGCAGGAAACCGGTGATCCGGTGCCGGTGATTGCGGAGCGGTTCATCGGGGCGTATTTCGAAGACATGGACGCGCTCGGCGTCCGCCGGGCGGACGTTCATCCCCGGGCGACGGAGCACATCGACGGCATCATCGAAGCCATCCGGGCCTTGATCGAAAAGGGGTACGCGTACGAAAAGAACGGAGACGTCTACTATCGCACCCTGAAAAAAGAAGGATACGGAAAGCTGACCCACCAATCCCTGGACGAACTGAAAGCCGGTGCCCGCATCGAGGTGAACGAGGACAAGGAACACCCGATGGATTTCGCCTTGTGGAAAGCGGCCAAACCGGGAGAAATCTCCTGGGATTCCCCGTGGGGGAAAGGCCGGCCGGGATGGCACATCGAATGCTCGGTGATGGCCCGGCAATATCTCGGAGACACGCTGGACATCCACGCGGGCGGCGCGGATCTTTGCTTCCCGCATCACGAGAACGAGATCGCCCAGAGCGAGGCGTGGACCGGCAAACCGTTCGTCAAATACTGGCTGCACAACGGATACATCAACATGGGCAATGAAAAAATGTCCAAATCGCTGGGCAACGTAAAAACGGTGCACGAGCTGCGGAAGCTGTACTCGCCCGCCTCGCTCCGCTACTTCCTCTTGTCCGCCCATTACCGCAGCCCCATTTCGTTCAGCGATGAAGTGATGAATCAGGCGGAAAACGCCGTGTTGCGCATGCAAACCGCGGTCGACAATTTGCGCCACCGCCTGCAGTCGGCGCTCCCGGGAGAATCGGATCCCGAATTGACCGCGCGGCTGGATGAAGCGACCCGCCTGTTCCATGAGGCCATGAGCGATGATTTCAACACCGCCAACGCGATCAGCGCCGTCTTCGAAGCCGTGCGCACGGCCAATGAATGGCTGGCCAAACCCGTCGTCACCGCCGATTCCGTCCACGAACTGCTCGGCTGGTTCCGGGAGTATGCCGGGAACGTATTGGGATTGGTGCGCCTCGAAGCGGATGAAATGCTGGATGCCGAAATCGAGGCATTGATCGAGGAGAGGCAGCAGGCACGGAAAGCGCGTGATTTCGCCCGGGCGGATGCCATCCGCGACCAACTGAAGGCGATGGGCATCATCCTGGAAGACACGCCGCAGGGCGTCAGGTGGAGAAGAGCATGA
- a CDS encoding Mini-ribonuclease 3 gives MNRPGLFGQLSRLPKRPGELPPLLLAYLGDAVFELYIRWHLAARGIMKPAEWQKSAVRYVSAPAQARALKRLEPLLTEEEKQIVKRGRNAKSGSSPKNASVSEYRHSTGLEALVGHLYCLGNGERIGELMQIIIESAETDEKGEHANE, from the coding sequence ATGAACCGTCCCGGGTTGTTCGGCCAACTCTCCCGGCTTCCCAAACGTCCGGGAGAGCTTCCTCCCCTTTTGCTCGCCTATCTGGGCGATGCGGTGTTTGAACTGTACATCCGTTGGCATCTGGCGGCGCGCGGGATCATGAAGCCGGCCGAATGGCAGAAATCGGCGGTCCGATACGTGTCGGCCCCTGCCCAGGCCCGGGCGCTGAAGCGGCTGGAGCCCCTGCTCACCGAAGAAGAAAAACAGATCGTGAAAAGGGGAAGAAACGCCAAATCCGGAAGTTCCCCGAAAAACGCGAGTGTTTCCGAGTACCGGCACAGCACGGGATTGGAGGCCTTGGTCGGTCATCTGTACTGCCTGGGAAACGGGGAACGGATCGGCGAATTGATGCAAATCATCATCGAATCTGCGGAAACGGACGAAAAAGGAGAACACGCCAATGAGTGA
- the rlmB gene encoding 23S rRNA (guanosine(2251)-2'-O)-methyltransferase RlmB has product MSDWIMGKHAVLEALAAGSRVEKVLLAQGVQMRGFQAILDKAKESRIPVQRVPRAKLDKLAEGKNHQGVMAQIAAWRYASVEELFKRAESRGESPFFILLDGIEDPHNLGAIIRSADAAGAHGVVIPKRRAVGLTASVAKAAAGALEHVPVAKVPNLNQFAEELKERGVWLVGSDGAANTLYTGVDYTVPVALVIGSEGQGMGRLLKEKCDFLVKLPMRGNVTSLNASVAAGILMYEVLRSRNAHG; this is encoded by the coding sequence ATGAGTGACTGGATCATGGGCAAACATGCCGTCCTGGAAGCACTCGCCGCGGGAAGCCGGGTGGAAAAAGTGCTGCTGGCCCAGGGCGTTCAGATGAGAGGATTTCAGGCGATCCTCGACAAGGCGAAAGAATCCCGGATCCCGGTTCAGCGGGTCCCCAGGGCCAAACTGGACAAGCTTGCGGAAGGAAAGAACCATCAGGGAGTGATGGCCCAGATTGCGGCATGGCGCTATGCTTCCGTCGAAGAATTGTTCAAACGGGCGGAAAGCCGCGGGGAATCTCCTTTCTTCATCCTGCTCGACGGCATCGAAGATCCGCACAATCTCGGGGCGATCATCCGAAGCGCCGATGCGGCGGGGGCTCACGGGGTCGTCATTCCCAAGCGCAGGGCCGTGGGTCTCACGGCTTCCGTGGCCAAAGCCGCGGCGGGGGCGCTCGAACACGTTCCGGTTGCCAAGGTGCCCAATCTCAATCAGTTTGCCGAAGAGCTGAAGGAGCGGGGGGTCTGGTTGGTGGGAAGCGACGGTGCGGCGAACACCTTGTATACCGGGGTGGATTACACGGTACCGGTGGCGTTGGTGATCGGCAGCGAAGGCCAGGGCATGGGACGGCTGCTCAAGGAAAAATGCGATTTCCTGGTGAAATTGCCGATGCGGGGAAACGTGACTTCCCTCAACGCTTCCGTCGCCGCGGGCATTCTCATGTACGAAGTGTTGCGCAGCCGGAACGCTCATGGCTAA